A single genomic interval of Streptomyces sp. BA2 harbors:
- a CDS encoding fibronectin type III domain-containing protein: protein MRRTPHLSTRFTRLSALLTVTACTLTACAWSGGEDTKDVAPPAAPRGVTVQAGSATTAHVMWNQATDDTEVTGYDVYRGANRVERVPGGKHMVDVVGLKPSTAYTFTVRARDAEGNVGPASKKLTVTTPAAATADREPPSRPGAPRGTVEGSRAVTLSWGASKDDQGVASYEIYQGTSKIHSVGGSEHRTLVTGLRPGTAYRFTVKALDAADNASPASRAVSLTTAAGRDDGRGTAPTDFRATTHKADGAYYIDLAWTPPHTGGAVAEYQIHLDGKNATSLVFGGTAPRKKATHSFYVGKEAGDTHRVKLRAKLPDGTWGGYSPERTVTTGRRP from the coding sequence GTGCGACGGACCCCCCACCTGTCCACCCGCTTCACCCGCCTCTCCGCCCTTCTCACCGTCACCGCCTGCACCCTCACCGCCTGCGCATGGAGCGGCGGCGAGGACACGAAGGACGTGGCGCCCCCTGCCGCTCCCCGAGGCGTCACGGTCCAGGCGGGCAGCGCCACCACCGCCCACGTCATGTGGAACCAGGCGACGGACGACACCGAAGTCACCGGCTACGACGTGTACCGGGGCGCCAACAGGGTCGAGCGCGTGCCGGGCGGCAAGCACATGGTGGACGTCGTCGGCCTGAAGCCTTCCACCGCCTACACCTTCACCGTCCGCGCCCGCGACGCCGAGGGGAACGTCGGTCCGGCCAGCAAGAAACTGACGGTCACCACGCCCGCCGCGGCCACCGCGGACCGCGAGCCGCCCTCCCGGCCCGGCGCACCGCGGGGCACGGTCGAGGGGAGCCGGGCGGTGACGCTGTCCTGGGGCGCGTCGAAGGACGACCAGGGGGTGGCCTCGTACGAGATCTATCAGGGGACATCGAAGATCCACAGTGTGGGCGGGAGCGAGCACCGGACCCTCGTCACGGGGTTGCGGCCGGGCACGGCCTACCGCTTCACCGTCAAGGCGCTCGACGCGGCCGACAACGCGTCTCCCGCGAGCCGCGCCGTCTCTCTCACCACCGCGGCGGGCCGGGACGACGGGCGGGGCACGGCGCCGACGGACTTCCGCGCCACGACGCACAAGGCCGACGGGGCGTACTACATCGACCTGGCGTGGACGCCACCGCACACCGGCGGCGCGGTGGCGGAGTATCAGATCCACCTGGACGGGAAGAACGCCACCTCGCTGGTGTTCGGCGGTACAGCGCCCCGGAAGAAGGCCACGCACAGCTTCTACGTGGGCAAGGAGGCGGGTGACACCCACCGCGTGAAGCTCCGGGCGAAGCTCCCCGACGGGACCTGGGGCGGCTACTCCCCCGAACGGACGGTCACCACCGGCCGACGCCCTTGA
- a CDS encoding PadR family transcriptional regulator, producing MSLPHAILTALLEKPSSGLELTRRFDKSIGYFWSATHQQIYRELGKLERDGAIRALEQQQATRGQKKEYEVLPAGRAELARWTAASQDPKPLRDTLLLRLRAAAVVGTQGIEEDLHRHLALHRRQLAEYEEIEKRDFPPGKDAVEDRLRHVVLRAGIDLETFWTQWLERTLAELGTPDA from the coding sequence ATGTCACTCCCGCACGCGATCCTCACCGCCCTGCTAGAGAAGCCTTCGTCGGGGCTTGAGCTGACCCGCAGGTTCGACAAGTCGATCGGTTACTTCTGGTCGGCCACGCACCAGCAGATCTACCGCGAGCTGGGAAAACTGGAGCGGGACGGGGCCATCCGCGCCCTTGAGCAGCAGCAGGCGACCCGCGGCCAGAAGAAGGAGTACGAGGTCCTGCCCGCGGGCCGCGCCGAGCTCGCACGCTGGACGGCCGCGAGCCAGGACCCCAAGCCGTTGCGGGACACGCTGCTGCTGCGCCTGCGGGCGGCGGCGGTCGTCGGCACGCAGGGCATCGAGGAGGACCTGCACCGCCATCTCGCCCTGCACCGGCGGCAGTTGGCCGAGTACGAAGAGATCGAGAAGCGTGACTTCCCGCCGGGGAAGGACGCGGTGGAGGACCGGCTGCGGCATGTGGTGCTGCGGGCCGGGATCGACCTGGAGACGTTCTGGACGCAGTGGCTGGAGCGGACGCTTGCGGAGCTCGGGACGCCGGATGCCTGA